A single window of Pungitius pungitius chromosome 20, fPunPun2.1, whole genome shotgun sequence DNA harbors:
- the sox7 gene encoding transcription factor SOX-7, protein MAALISAYSSWPESFECPPGDGDVPDGHGPHRTPVDKAPEPRIRRPMNAFMVWAKDERKRLAVQNPDLHNAELSKMLGKSWKALTPPDKRPYVEEAERLRVQHMQDYPNYKYRPRRKKQLKRICKRVDPGFLLSGLAPDQNALPEQRALCRRHDEDEGSPSGMRSGFSSPSPALPSVRSFRDPAGSNGSFDTYPYGLPTPPEMSPLDAMDHEHVPLSYYSTSGSSSCSSSCPEEHHQSQTHMGSPPPYHTDYTQTQIHCGGAHMGHVPHMSQTGGGLIPGPPLSYYSTSSFPQIHHGLHQGHLGQLSPPPETHGHLETLDQLSQAELLGEVDRNEFDQYLNSTGNGFHPEQGSGMTVTGHIQVASAAAASACPSSPTETSLISVLADATAAYYNNNYGIS, encoded by the exons ATGGCAGCCCTCATCAGCGCGTACTCGTCGTGGCCGGAGTCCTTCGAGTGTCCTCCGGGAGACGGGGACGTGCCCGACGGACACGGCCCGCACAGGACCCCCGTGGACAAGGCGCCGGAGCCGCGCATCAGGCGGCCCATGAACGCGTTCATGGTGTGGGCCAAAGACGAGCGCAAGCGGCTGGCCGTCCAGAACCCGGACCTGCACAACGCCGAGCTCAGCAAAATGCTGG GCAAGTCCTGGAAGGCCCTGACTCCCCCCGATAAGAGGCCCTATGTGGAGGAAGCGGAGCGGCTGCGGGTGCAGCACATGCAGGACTACCCCAACTACAAGTATCGGCCTCGCCGGAAAAAACAGCTGAAGCGCATCTGCAAGCGGGTGGACCCGGGCTTCCTGCTGAGCGGGCTGGCCCCCGATCAGAACGCCCTGCCCGAGCAGCGGGCCCTCTGCCGCCGCCACGACGAAGACGAGGGCAGCCCCAGCGGTATGAGGAGCGGGTTCTCCAGCCCCAGCCCCGCCCTGCCCAGCGTCCGGAGCTTCAGGGACCCGGCCGGCTCAAACGGCAGCTTTGACACGTACCCCTACGGCCTGCCCACTCCCCCGGAGATGTCCCCCTTGGACGCCATGGACCACGAGCACGTACCCCTCTCTTATTATTCAACGTCTGggagctcctcctgctcctcctcttgccCAGAGGAGCACCACCAGAGCCAGACGCACATGGGCAGCCCGCCCCCCTACCACACTGACTACACTCAGACCCAAATCCACTGTGGAGGCGCGCACATGGGTCACGTCCCTCACATGTCCCAAACCGGCGGCGGGCTGATTCCCGGCCCTCCGCTGTCTTACTACAGCACCTCATCTTTCCCCCAGATTCACCACGGGCTCCACCAGGGCCATCTGGGTCAGCTCTCCCCCCCACCAGAGACACACGGTCACCTGGAGACCCTGGACCAGCTGAGCCAGGCAGAGCTTCTGGGTGAGGTGGACCGCAACGAGTTTGACCAGTACCTGAACTCCACTGGGAACGGGTTCCATCCCGAGCAGGGCAGCGGCATGACCGTCACGGGACACATCCAGGTCgcgtccgccgccgccgcctccgcgtGTCCCAGCAGCCCCACAGAAACCAGCCTCATTTCGGTGCTCGCGGACGCAACGGCGGCCTACTACAACAACAACTACGGCATCTCGTAA